The nucleotide window TCTAAAGAGTCATCAGAGAATTCACACGGGAGAGAAATCGTATCAGTGTACAACATGTGAAAAATGCTTTCAATCAACGAAATATCTAAAGAGTCATCAGAGAATTCACACGGGAGAGAAATCGTATCAGTGTACAACATGTGAAAAATGCTTTCAATCAACGAAATATCTAAAGAGTCATCAGAGAATTCACACGGGAGAGAAATCGTATCAGTGTACAACATGTGAAAAATGCTTTCAATCAATGAAATATCTAAAGAGTCATcagagaattcacactggagagaaaccgtatCCGTGTACAATGTGTGAAAAATGCTTTACATTAGCAAAAGATCTAAAGAAACATCAGAGAATTCACATTGAAGATCAACTATACCAGTGTCCAACATGTGCAAAATGCTTTAAGTCAAAGTACAATCTTAAACACCACAAGAAAATTCACACCgaagagaaatcgtatagctgcaATGATTGTGTCAAGTGTTACAGGACCAAGACGGGCTTAGAAGAGCATGTgaggactcacacaggagagaaaccttttaagTGTTCTGTGTGTGAAAAGTTCTTTACTTCAACGACCATTCTAAGACGCCACGAGAGAACTCACAGTGGAGAGAAACCACACGGATGCACACAATGCAACAAACGCTTCCCTGTCAAATCAGACCTGGTTAAACACATGAGgactcacacaggggagaaaccttttagctgtaaAGAATGTGACAAATGTTTCAGTCATAACATTAGCCTGAGACTACACATGAGAACTCACACAGGGGTGAAACCATACAGctgcaaagaatgtggcaaaTGTTTTTCTGTTAACAGTAACCTGAGAATGCACATGaaaattcacacaggagagaaatcgtttTGTTGCCAAGAATGTGGTAAATGTTTCCGTCATAAAATTAGCCTGAGACTGCATATGATGACTCACAGTGGTGAAGAGAATCTTCATGGATGTACTCAATGCAACAAACGTTTTCCCATCAAATCTCTCCTGGTTAAACACATgataacacacacaggggagaaatctaATAGCTGCAAAGAATGTAACAAATGTTTCCTTCATAACATTAGCCTGAGACTGCACATGAgaatgcacacaggggagaaatcatATACCTGCAAAGCATGTGGCAAATGTTTCCAAAACAAGATGGTTCTGACGAGGCATATgagaactcacacaggagagaatccatACAAGTGTCCTCTTTGTGTCAGTTCCCTTATGTCATCAAAAGAACTAAAACATATTTACGTGGGAGACAAACCAGAGACCGACCAACCAGAGAATCCATCGTGCCTCTGCAGCGATTGTGGCAAATGCTTCCCGACGATGAAAACCCTGAGAGACCATATGAGGACCACACATGACGAGAGAAGGCATCCGTGCTCTGTTTGTGGAGATTTGTTTATGTCATTGGGTTCTCTTAAAGTTCACCAGaaaattcacactggagagaaaccacaGCAATGTTCTGTTTGTGGAAAATATTTTGCATTGTAGTGATGGGAAGTTTGGCTCTTTTTACAGACTCTGATCTTTGACTCGTTTAAATAACTCATCTTTCGACTAATTTCTTTCGAGTCAGTAATGCCCAGAGCACGCAGGACCCCCTCCCGGTGAATGATGAAATGATTCTACAAGTCTCTCGTTCACTATAAGGGGCTTATTGGAGTTGTCATTTGTAAAAGTGGCTTTAAGCAATGTACATTTGTCATTGCCACACATAcaaattatattatttattgataCCTTGTAAAAGGAGGTCTAGCTACGGCCTGACTAGGAAGGAGGTCTAGGTACGGCCTGACTAGGAAGGAGGTCTAGGTACGGCCTGACTAGGAAGGAGGTCTAGCTACGGCCTGACTAGGAGGGAGGTCTAGGTACGGCCTGACTAGGAAGGAGGTCTAGGTACGGCCTGACTAGGAAGGAGGTCTAGGTACGGCCTGACTAGGAAGGAGGTCTAGCTACGGCCTGACTAGGAAGGAGGTCTAGCTACGGCCTGACTAGGAAGGAGGTCTAGGTACGGCCTGACTAGGAAGGAGGTCTAGGTACGGCCTGACTAGGAAGGAGGTCTAGGTACGGCCTGACTAGGAAGGAGGTCTAGGTACGGCCTGACCAGGAAGGAGGTCTAGCTACGGCCTGACCAGGAAGGAGGTCTAGGTATGGCCTGACCAGGAAGGAGGTCTAGCTACGGCCTGACCAGGAAGGAGGTCTAGCTACGGCCTGACCAGGAAGGAGGTCTAGCTACGGCCTGACCAGGAAGGAGGTCTAGGTACGGCCTGACCAGGAAGGAGGTCTAGCTACGGCCTGACCAGGAAGGAGGTCTAGCTACGGCCTGACTAGGAAGGAGGTCTAGGTACGGCCTGACTAGGAAGGAGGTCTAGGTACGGCCTGACTAGGAAGGAGGTCTAGCTACGGCCTGACTAGGAAGGAGGTCTAGCTACGGCCTGACTAGGAAGGAGGTCTAGCTACGGCCTGACTAGGAAGGAGGTCTAGCTACGGCCTGACTAGGAAGGAGGTCTAGGTACGGCCTGACTAGGAAGGAGGTCTAGCTACGGCCTGACTAGGAAGGAGGTCTAGCTACGGCCTGACTAGGAAGGAGGTCTAGCTACGGCCTGACTAGGAAGGAGGTCTAGCTACGGCCTGACTAGGAAGGAGGTCTAGCTACGGCCTGACTAGGAAGGAGGTCTAGGTACGGCCTGACTAGGAAGGAGGTCTAGGTACGGCCTGACTAGGAAGGAGGTCTAGCTACGGCCTGACTAGGAAGGAGGTCTAGCTACGGCCTGACTAGGAAGGAGGTCTAGGTACGGCCTGACTAGGAAGGAGGTCTAGCTACGGCCTGACTAGGAAGGAGGTCTAGGTACGGCCTGATTAGGAGGGAGGTCTAGGTACGGCCTGACTAGGAGGGAGGTCTAGGTACGGCCTGACTAGGAAGGAGGTCTAGGTACGGCCTGACTAGGAAGGAGGTCTAGGTACGGCCTGACTAGGAGGGAGGTCTAGGTACGGCCTGACTAGGAAGGAGGTCTAGGTACGGCCTGACTAGGAAGGAGGTCTAGGTACGGCCTGACTAGGAAGGAGGTCTAGGTACGGCCTGACTAGGAAGGAGGTCTAGGTACTGCCTCACTAGATTGACAAGGCATTCCGTCAAGGGTCGTTACAGAGGCTTGACTGCTGTGAGGGTAATATGCACAATATAATTCACGAACTGCAGCACCTTCAAAAACGATTTGTGTTCGAGTTTGTTGAGCAGTGTTGGTGTATGTTTTCGTTCTACATGCTGTGTATCATCATAACATTCAATTATTAATGacttaggggcggcaggtagcctagtggttagagtgttggactagtagccgaaaggttgctggatcgaatcccggagctgacaaggtaaaaatctgtcgttctgcccctgagcaaggcagttaacccactgttcccggtaggctgtcattgaaaataagaatttgttcttaactgacttgactaattaaataaaggtaaaaaataaaaaatggtatTAATTCTTGCACCATGCGTTCAGTTATCAGATCTAAACACGTCTTTTTGTTCACTGCGCTCTGCAGGCTTATCTTTATCCTGCCTGGGTATATGACAGACAGCTGTTGGTCAAAGCACGTCTCTGGAGCCGCTGAGCCGGAGGAGGAGGAGCGTGTGGCAATCCTATAGTAGGACTCAATGCGGCCAGCAGGTCAAACCAACAATTAAAATGAACGAGTCACTCAGAAAAACGAGTCCGTAAAAAGAGTCGTTCACAAAGAAAAAGAATCGTTCGCAACCTGACAACGCAATAGTGATGTGGAGTTTATCTAAAACTCCACCAGGGAGTTCACTCTGGAGAGAAACGTTGTCAGGTTATCTAAAACTCCACCAGGGAGTTCACTCTGGAGAGAAACGTTGTCAGGTTATCTAAAACTCCACCAGGGAGTTCACTCTGGAGAGAAACGTTGTCAGGTTATCTAAAACTCCACCAGGGAGTTCACTCTGGAGAGAAACGTTGTCAGGTTATCTAGAACTCCACCAGGGAGTTCACTCTGGAGAGAAACGTTGTCAGGTTAGCTAAAACTCCACCAGGGAGTTCACTCTGGAGAGAAACGTTGTCAGGTTATCTAGAACTCCACCAGGGAGTTCACTCTGGAGAGAAACCGTTCTGCTGCAACTGCTTTAGAAATTGACAGAACTTGTAGAATATGGTAGAACGTCAGTTGATTTCATAGAGAGCAGTCAGTCAGTGTCTTGGCACCAAGAGTCCCTGTTCATCTATGATAAAAGACAGTGTCCTGAGTAGTATTATCTCTCAACCCTGTTCATCTATGATAAAAGACAGTGTCCTGAGTGGTATTATCTCTCAACCCTGTTCATCTATGATAGAAGACAGTGTCCTGAGTGCTATTATCTCTCAACCCTGTTCATCTATGATAGAAGACAGTGTCCTGAGTGGTATTATCTCTCAACCCTGTTCATCTATGATAGAAGACAGTGTCCTGAGTGGTATTATCTCTCAACCCTGTTCATCTATGATAGAAGACAGTGTCCTGAGTGGTATTATCTCTCAACCCTGTTCATCTATGATAGAAGACAGTGTCCTGAGTGGTATTATCTCTCAACCCTGTTCATCTATGATAGAAGACAGTGTCCTGAGTGGTATTATCTCTCAACCCTGTTCATCTATGATAGAAGACAGTGTTCTGAGTGGTATTATCTCTCAACCCTGTTCATCTATGATAGAAGACAGTGTCCTGAGTGGTATTATCTCTCAACCCTGTTCATCTATGATAGAAGACAGTGTCCTGAGTGGTATTATCTCTCAACCCTGTTCATCTATGATAGAAGACAGTGTCCTGAGTGGTATTATCTCTCAACCCTGTTCATCTATGATAGAAGACAGTGTCCTGAGTGGTATTATCTCTCAACCCTGTTCATCTATGATAGAAGACAGTGTCCTGAGTGGTATTATCTCTCAACCCTGTTCATCTATGATAGAAGACAGTGTCCTGAGTGGTATTATCTCTCAACCCTGTTCATCTATGATAGATGACAGTGTCCTGAGTAGTATTATCTCTCAACCCTGTTCATCTATGATAAAAGACAGTGTCCTGAGTGGTATTATCTCTCAACCCTGTTCATCTATGATAGAAGACAGTGTCCTGAGTGGTATTATCTCTCAACCCTGTTCATCTACGATAGAAGACAGTGTCCTGAGTGGTATTATCTCTCAACCCTGTTCATCTATGATAGAAGACAGTGTCCTGAGTGGTATTATCTCAACCCTGTTCATCTATGATAGAAGACAGTGTCCTGAGTTGTATTATCTCTCAACCCTGTTCATCTATGATAGATGACAGTGTCCTGAGTGGTATTATCTCTCAACCCTGTTCATCTATGATAGATGACAGTGTCCTGAGTGGTATTATCTCTCAACTCTGTTCATCTATGATAGATGACAGTGTCCTGAGTGGTATTATCTCTCAACCCTGTTCATCTATGATAGAAGACAGTGTCCTGAGTGGTATTATCTCTCAACCCTGTTCATCTATGATAGAAGACAGTGTCCTGAGTGGTATTATCTCTCAACCCTGTTCATCTACGATAGAAGACAGTGTCCTGAGTGGTATTATCTCTCAACCCTGTTCATCTACGATAGAAGACAGTGTCCTGAGTGGTATTATCTCTCAACCCTGTTCATCTATGATAGAAGACAGTGTCCTGAGTGGTATTATCTCTCAACCCTGTTCATCTATGATAGAAGACAGTGTCCTGAGTGGTATTATCTCAACCCTGTTCATCTATGATAGAAGACAGTGTCCTGAGTTGTATTATCTCTCAACCCTGTTCATCTATGATAGATGACAGTGTCCTGAGTGGTATTATCTCTCAACCCTGTTCATCTATGATAGAAGACAGTGTCCTGAGTGGTATTATCTCAACCCTGTTCATCTATGATAAAAGACAGTGTCCTGAGTGGTATTATCTCTCAACCCTGTTCATCTATGATAGAAGACAGTGTCCCGAGTGGTATTATCTCTCAACCCTGTTCATCTATGATAGAAGACAGTGTCCTGAGTGGTATTATCTCTCAAAAGGACACTTTTTGTTTTATGAAGGTTCATTGTTCACTAACCATGTCTGATTTTAACATTGTTATTGAACGACTACTAATCTGTCTTTTCTGTTTGATCAAATCCATTAATAAACTGAAAGGCACATTGTCGACAAGCAGACTGCACTTGACTTTTAAAGGCCTTTTTTTTTGCGATGTTTATGGAGATCGCATTCAAGTTAAATGTTGCGGATGTCGGCTAAGGTGATTTAcgatctgcagttcaaacaacaacaaagcggAAACCccgccactgttttggtaaacagctgagtgatgaggctggagaaatgtaaccactctgaCATTAGACTTGTTCAAATTCATAAACGGAGCTTTTCAATGCTAGgaccatccatgagatcaacATGGTAGTTTTAACCGCGGCCAAGATTCAAGCCGATCAGGAATTTGGACAATGCagcattttaaaggtaattttcAAATTACAGACATATGTGGCGGGTAAAGTTAGTGCGGTCTCCGCGAACGAGGAAATATTGCCGTTAAAAGGGGCGATCGGATTGAATCTAGTTCCACAATTTGATATACAGTGTTGGTTTGCTATTCCGCGGTTGAAATTGCTCGGTAATTTCCGATGGAGCTGAAAGCGTTTACCTTTGAATGCAGTTTCCACGAACACGGAAACATTGACTTTtaacattgcctttacatttcaaATGCGTTGTAGCGCGGCTCTTCAGCTCTACAGATTGAATCTAGCCCTTGGCTTGTTTACAAACGAGTAAAACAACCCTGTATTTTAGCTCCTTCTGGAGTTACACCGTTGAAATAATTAGTTGGAGTTCATGATGGATTTATACGTTATATTATTCAGGAATCAATGTGTCTCCACTGAGTACAAAAAACATTGACGGACTGACCAGCTGAAACATGacggactgaccaggtgaaacatgacggactgaccaggtgaaacatgacggactgaccaggtgaaacatGACGGACTGACCAGCTGAAACAGGGCGGACTGACCAGCTGAAACAGGGCGGACTGATCAGCTGAAACAGGGCGGACTGACCAGCTGAAACAGGGCGGACTGACCAGCTGAAACATGACGGACTGACCAGCTGAAACATGacggactgaccaggtgaaacatGACGGACTGACCAGCTGAAACATGACGGACTGACCAGCTGAAACATGACGGACTGACCAGCTGAAACATGacggactgaccaggtgaaacatgacggactgaccaggtgaaacatgacggactgaccaggtgaaacatgacggactgaccagctgaaacatgacggactgaccaggtgaaacaggacggactgaccaggtgaaacaggacggactgaccaggtgaaacagGACGGACTGACCAGCTGAAACATGACGGACTGACCAGCTGaaacatgacagactgaccaggtaaaagctatgatcccttattgatgtaacctgttaaatccacttcaatcagtctagatcatcaactagatttagCCGCGGGTCGATTTATTATTATTTGGTTTTGTTTTCTTGAGTGGCtagtcggggggccggaacataattacaaatcatttgtagactgcaaattcaccgcaagaagcccaaaccgatattgtgtttgactaaaacataatcatttcaaaccttgtttACATTTGTACACAATcacgtctctctattatgcatgggaatactttaacatatttattaaattaaaatcacttggagctgatttccttgtgttcttttacagtattttatgtcccAACAATGAAAATTACACACTTTTTTTTctataacttaaaaaaaaaaaatgctcaactttgggggccaaataaaaccacccgcgggccagttggggaaccctgatgtAGACCACCCGcgggccagttggggaaccctggtgtAGACCACCCGcgggccagttggggaaccctgatgtAGACCACCCGcgggccagttggggaaccctgatgtAGACCACCCGcgggccagttggggaaccctggtgtagaccaagaggagcaaaccGGTTGAAGAAGGaggtttaagccttgagacaatttagacatggattgtgtctgtgtgccattcagagggtcaatggtcaagacaacatatttaagtgcctttgaacggggtatggtagcaggtgccaggcgcaccagtttgtgtcaaaaactgcaacacGGCTGGATTTGTCAAGCTCCACAGTTTCCTGTGTttaccaagaatggtccaccacccaaaggacatccagccaattggACACCACTGTgagaagtattggagtcaacatgggccagcatccctattgaacgctttcaacaccttgtagagtccatgacctgatgaattgaggctgttctgagggcaaaagagggtgcGACTCAATATTAGGTAGGTGTTctcaggaaggtgttcctaatgttttgttcgcTCAGTGTATatcaataataaaatatataaaatggatgtaccaatcgCAGATTGCCACTTTAAAATTCAAGTGAAATGTGCTTATGTTGTGAGTTTGAATACCTCCATCCCTCTAGCCAGTCGAATACCTCCATCCCTCTAGCCAGTCGAATACCTCCACCCCTCTAGCCAGTCGAATACCTCCATCCCTCTAGCCAGTCGAATACCTCCATCCCTCTAGCCAGTCGAATACCTCCACCCCTCTAGCCAGTCGAATACCTCCATCCCTCTAGCCAGTCGAATACCTCCATCCCTCTAGCCAGTCGAATACCTCCATCCCTCTAGCCAGTCGAATACCTCCATCCCTCTAGCCAGTCGAATACCTCCATCCCTCTAGCCAGTCGAATACCTCCATCCCTCTAGCCAGTCGAATACCTCCATCCCTCTAGCCAGTCGAATACCTCCATCCCTCTAGCCAGTCGCCCCACTAAAGGGTGTCCCCCCCCCACTAGGAGTCTAGTATAGGGTGTGTCCCCCCCCACTAGGAGTCTAGTAAAGGGTGCCCCCCACTAGGAGTCTAGTAAAGGGTGTGTCCCCCACTAGGAGTCTAGTAAAGGGTGTGGTCCCACTAGGAGTCTAGTAAAGGGTGTGTCCCTCACTAGGAGTCTAGTATAGGGTGTGTCCCCCACTAGGAGTCTAGTATAGGGTGTGTCCCCCACTAGGAGTCTAGTAAAGGGTGTGGTCCCCACTAGGAGTCTAGTAAAGGGTGTGTCCCTCACTAGGAGTCTAGTATAGGGTGTGTCCCCCACTAGGAGTCTAGTATAGGGTGTGTCCCCCACTAGGAGTCTAGTATAGGGTGTGTCCCCCACTAGGAGTCTAGTAAAGGGTGTGGTCCCCACTAGGAGTCTAGTAAAGGGTGTGTCCCCCACTAGGAGTCTAGTATAGGGTGTGTGTCCCCACTAGGAGTCTAGTAAAGGGTGTGTGTCCCCACTAGGAGTCTAGTAAAGGGTGTGTGTCCCCCACTAGGAGTCTAGTAAAGGGTGTGTGTCCCCACTAGGAGTCTAGTAAAGGGTGTGTCCCCCACTAGGAGTCTAGTAAACGGTGTGGTCCCACTAGGAGTCTAGTAAAGGGTGTGTCCCCCACTAGGAGTCTAGTAAAGGGTGTGGTCCCCACTAGGAGTCTAGTAAAGGGTGTGTCCCCCACTAGGAGTCTAGTAAAGGGTGTGTCCCCCACTAGGAGTCTAGTAAACGGTGTGGTCCCACTAGGAGTCTAGTAAAGGGTGTGTCCCCCACTAGGAGTCTAGTAAAGGGTGTGGTCCCCACTAGGAGTCTAGTAAAGGGTGTGTCCCCCACTAGGAGTCTAGTAAACGGTGTGGTCCCACTAGGAGTAGTGTACCATTAGCTTGCTTCTGAAAAGATGATAATGACAGACAGTGATGTGAGCCTTGTCTACCACAGACTACCACATCACAGAGTGTACacta belongs to Salvelinus namaycush isolate Seneca unplaced genomic scaffold, SaNama_1.0 Scaffold340, whole genome shotgun sequence and includes:
- the LOC120040306 gene encoding oocyte zinc finger protein XlCOF6-like — protein: MSKPHLLTVFIAKRLISAAVNIFGIEERWIAQYQEPLAAVTVEIMAAVETTIEQELSRSKEEIERLRRLLLELGADPQQLTVPEEEVPPEQQHCEQEWSPSLGQQDLEPTQIKEEREEVRMSQEEEQLHRLESDSTDVVEFIFTAPPCVEKYSDQDRDSLPTNTTEQIQTEPNGEDHRVSEPTSDSLLLSAVNPDCSAAHSEIIVSVDEDESEEPVLKTLKSRRTQAEKRQSSQVCTEAKTTSELKEPLKSHTNKKPFKCPMCSKHYKTLGGLKTHQRIHSTENNHHCKKCGKSFNLLQQWKKHMKTHTEEESPTCHVCSKSFKLPNHLKTHMRCHTVETSSQCPTCEKHFKSTKDLESHQRIHKGEKPYPCPTCEKCFQSTKYLKSHQRIHTGEKSYQCTTCEKCFQSTKYLKSHQRIHTGEKSYQCTTCEKCFQSTKYLKSHQRIHTGEKSYQCTTCEKCFQSMKYLKSHQRIHTGEKPYPCTMCEKCFTLAKDLKKHQRIHIEDQLYQCPTCAKCFKSKYNLKHHKKIHTEEKSYSCNDCVKCYRTKTGLEEHVRTHTGEKPFKCSVCEKFFTSTTILRRHERTHSGEKPHGCTQCNKRFPVKSDLVKHMRTHTGEKPFSCKECDKCFSHNISLRLHMRTHTGVKPYSCKECGKCFSVNSNLRMHMKIHTGEKSFCCQECGKCFRHKISLRLHMMTHSGEENLHGCTQCNKRFPIKSLLVKHMITHTGEKSNSCKECNKCFLHNISLRLHMRMHTGEKSYTCKACGKCFQNKMVLTRHMRTHTGENPYKCPLCVSSLMSSKELKHIYVGDKPETDQPENPSCLCSDCGKCFPTMKTLRDHMRTTHDERRHPCSVCGDLFMSLGSLKVHQKIHTGEKPQQCSVCGKYFAL